A window of Micromonospora eburnea genomic DNA:
GGGCCCCTTGTTAACACTTCCCATTCGGTGTCGCGCCTGGTTGTTAACAGGGGGCCCCTGCTATACGCGAGGCGTTAACAGGGGGCCCCTCCTTACCGGCGGGCGCGGGTGTGCAGGAGGTCGTGGACGGACTCGATGTCGCCGGGCGAGGTACGGGCGGCCAGCCAGTACATCACCCCGGTCGGGATGAAGAAGAGCTGGAACGCGGCCAGCCCGACGGCGTAGTTCAACGGCGGCGGAAAGGCCGCCCGCAGCCCGTGAAAGACCAGCCCGACCAGTCCGTTGCCGGCCGCCCGGCCGGCCCCGTTGACCAGGTTGCCCAGGCTGTAGACGGTGCCCCGGTGCTCGGGCGGGTTGACGTCGGCGATCAGCGCGAACCAGTTCGGCGAGTTGGCCGAGGTGAGTGCGAGCGCCAGCACGGCGGTCAACAGGCTCAGCCCGACCGTCGGCTCGCTGACCACACTGGCCAGCACCGCGCCGATCACCGCGCCGGAGCTGCCACCCTCCGGCACGTCGATCCGGATCGGCACGAAGAACAGGACCAGGTAGAACGGCACGGCCGCGAGGATGCCAACCGCCGCGACCAGGGCCCGGCCGCTCGGCGTGCGCCGCTGGAGCGCGTCACCGGCCAGCCCGCCCAGGATGGAGAACACCCCGCCGAGCTGGAACAGGGTGGCGAACACACTGCCCACCACCACGGCGGTGGCCGCCGAGTAGCCCTGCGCCTCGGCGCGCTGGGCGAAGAGCACCGGCAGCCAGACCAGCGACCCGAACGCCGCCTGCGCGGTCAGCCCCTGCAGGATCAGCCACCGGTTGGTCCGCCGGGCCAGGATCCGGGGCAGGTCGGCCCGGCTGATCCGGTAGTCGTACTCGGCGCCGCTGTCGAACGCCGCAGCCAGCTCCGGCTCGCTCTGCCCGCGCCGGATGTCGTACGTGAACAGGTAGGCCACGGTGGCGGCCAGGCCGACCACGGTGAGCAGCAGGAACGGCCGCCGCCAGTCGACTGCGCCGAGGAGGCCGCCGGCGAGCGTCCCGGCGAGGGTGCCGACGCCCTGCGACAGCCCCCAGAAGCTCATCACCAGACCCCGGCGGCGGGGCGAGATCAGGTCGGTGACCACGGAGAAGCCGACCGAGCCGACCGCGCCCAGCCCGACTGCGGCGACGAGTTGGGCGGTCAGGAACGCCAGGTAGTGCTGGGCGAGGGCGCTGCCGCCGGTGCCGGCCGCCCAGATCAGCGTGCCGACCATGAGCAGCGGCTTACGGTTGGTCCGGTCGCCCACGTACGCCCAGCCCACCGCGGCGACCGCGCTGACCAGGAAACTCACCGCGGTGACCAGCCCGAGCAGCCGCTGCGACACCCCCAGCGCGCCGGAGATCGGCCCGTACAGCGGCGGGACCAGGCCGATGGCCACGTTGTCCAGCGAGGCGAGCACCACGAACACGACCACGCTGTAGAACCGGTGGGCCGCTCCCCCGCCACGGATCGCACGCACAGCGAGCCACGCTACGCCATCTGGTCGCGTTGCTCCTCGGGCGCCGTCGCGCGCCGAGCCGGCGGCGGCAGCGGGAGCCCGGCGGCCAGCCGCGAGTCG
This region includes:
- a CDS encoding MFS transporter, which produces MRAIRGGGAAHRFYSVVVFVVLASLDNVAIGLVPPLYGPISGALGVSQRLLGLVTAVSFLVSAVAAVGWAYVGDRTNRKPLLMVGTLIWAAGTGGSALAQHYLAFLTAQLVAAVGLGAVGSVGFSVVTDLISPRRRGLVMSFWGLSQGVGTLAGTLAGGLLGAVDWRRPFLLLTVVGLAATVAYLFTYDIRRGQSEPELAAAFDSGAEYDYRISRADLPRILARRTNRWLILQGLTAQAAFGSLVWLPVLFAQRAEAQGYSAATAVVVGSVFATLFQLGGVFSILGGLAGDALQRRTPSGRALVAAVGILAAVPFYLVLFFVPIRIDVPEGGSSGAVIGAVLASVVSEPTVGLSLLTAVLALALTSANSPNWFALIADVNPPEHRGTVYSLGNLVNGAGRAAGNGLVGLVFHGLRAAFPPPLNYAVGLAAFQLFFIPTGVMYWLAARTSPGDIESVHDLLHTRARR